The following proteins are encoded in a genomic region of Sulfurimonas sp. HSL3-7:
- a CDS encoding DUF3450 family protein, with the protein MAFLVAGTSLMANSDNMAESLMKLRAEVEQLDSSIADEKDAFKGSMKSLRLQKNDLDALIAREELRIKQLDAEMGKVKKEVKEAGKNSVGLKPLVLEALSVLEKDIQAQIPFKTADRIADVQRIQSQLENDEITAQKALALTWNSYGDAIRMSKENGTFKQTIELNGQDRLAEVARIGTMMMYFKTPNDEMGYVVKSERGWDYKQVLDKAQADQIAALFDAFKKQIRTGYFTLPNALVVTEVK; encoded by the coding sequence TTGGCTTTTTTGGTTGCTGGTACATCGTTGATGGCAAACAGTGACAATATGGCGGAATCGTTGATGAAACTTCGTGCAGAAGTGGAGCAGCTGGACAGTTCGATCGCAGATGAAAAAGATGCGTTCAAAGGGTCGATGAAATCTTTGCGTCTGCAAAAAAATGACCTTGATGCGTTGATCGCGAGAGAAGAGCTTCGTATAAAACAGCTTGACGCAGAGATGGGCAAGGTCAAAAAAGAGGTTAAGGAGGCGGGCAAAAACTCGGTGGGCCTGAAACCTCTGGTACTGGAAGCGTTGTCTGTTCTGGAAAAAGATATCCAGGCACAGATCCCTTTCAAGACGGCCGATCGTATCGCTGATGTGCAGCGTATACAGAGCCAGCTTGAAAACGATGAGATCACGGCACAAAAAGCCCTGGCTTTGACATGGAACTCGTACGGCGATGCAATCCGTATGAGCAAAGAGAACGGTACTTTCAAACAGACGATCGAGCTTAACGGTCAGGACCGTCTGGCGGAAGTGGCCCGCATCGGAACGATGATGATGTACTTCAAGACGCCGAATGACGAGATGGGGTACGTGGTCAAGAGCGAGCGGGGCTGGGACTATAAACAGGTACTCGATAAAGCGCAGGCCGATCAGATCGCCGCTCTCTTCGATGCTTTTAAAAAACAGATCCGCACAGGCTATTTCACCCTGCCTAATGCGCTTGTTGTAACGGAGGTGAAATAA
- a CDS encoding response regulator transcription factor, with amino-acid sequence MAAQILIVEDEKDLLEVLEHRLNKEGYETLGFLSTKNVRQAIAEEKIDLIIMDRNLPDIEGSEFIALLRDQGMEIPVIYLSAKGSKYHIEEGFLRGADDYVCKPFEMQELFYRIQAVLRRTQAHQQANTVSFRDIELDLRSREIFIDGKEVELTKLEFDLLHTFIESRNTVLKRDYLLKHVWGKNEHYQGRTVNVAINRLKEKIDPDKSKDYIKTVRGIGYTIH; translated from the coding sequence ATGGCGGCACAGATATTAATCGTAGAAGATGAAAAAGATCTGCTTGAGGTTCTAGAACACCGACTGAACAAAGAGGGTTACGAGACACTCGGCTTTCTCAGTACAAAGAATGTTCGCCAGGCGATCGCGGAAGAGAAGATAGACCTTATCATCATGGACAGGAACCTCCCCGATATCGAGGGGAGCGAGTTCATCGCCCTGCTGCGCGACCAGGGGATGGAGATACCCGTCATCTACCTCTCGGCAAAGGGGAGCAAATACCATATCGAAGAGGGGTTTCTGCGCGGTGCGGACGATTATGTCTGCAAACCTTTTGAGATGCAGGAGCTCTTCTACCGTATACAGGCTGTATTGCGCCGGACCCAGGCCCATCAACAGGCGAACACCGTCTCTTTTCGTGATATTGAACTTGATCTGCGCTCACGTGAGATCTTTATCGACGGCAAAGAAGTCGAACTGACCAAACTGGAGTTTGACCTGCTGCACACTTTCATCGAAAGCAGAAATACGGTCCTCAAACGCGACTACCTGTTGAAACATGTCTGGGGCAAAAACGAACACTACCAGGGCCGTACCGTCAATGTCGCCATCAACCGTCTCAAAGAGAAGATTGATCCCGACAAAAGCAAAGACTACATCAAGACGGTTCGGGGGATAGGCTATACCATTCATTAG
- a CDS encoding MotA/TolQ/ExbB proton channel family protein encodes MRNLLLALLLVTTALFGATDTQLERAYAKEFAFLKAQKNMLTQRLERITTENAQKLEAAKAELGTLQNSVLAKQNRSESLSDQLYAAQQHAQNVTDDVSMVEAVVLQAQSALKPYGIEVEVDKENYQAALKTIFEKADALIGQLSAVEVTKGPFYLSDGTERLGTVVKIGNIARYGVDAESAGALVPAGEGKFKIYNAPEAAETAKVMARSEMPATLDIFIYENSAKEIEDKTEKTIISVINSGGIIGWVIMGLGALGLLLALVRFVFLTGSNSATLPLAKETLTHLLKDGQEKTLDFLRDKKGAAPRLFKATVRNIDAEREHVEDVVMESIMHESTRLDRFSSAIMVIAAVSPLLGLLGTVTGMIATFDIITEFGTGDPKLLSGGISIALVTTELGLIVAIPMLLLGNMLSAWAEKIKDGMEHSALHLINEYNKQK; translated from the coding sequence ATGCGTAATTTACTATTGGCCCTGCTGTTGGTGACAACAGCACTTTTCGGTGCGACCGATACTCAGCTTGAACGCGCTTATGCCAAAGAGTTTGCTTTTTTGAAAGCACAAAAGAATATGCTGACACAACGTCTGGAGCGTATTACAACGGAAAATGCCCAGAAACTTGAGGCAGCAAAAGCAGAGCTTGGCACACTGCAGAACAGCGTGCTTGCCAAACAGAACAGAAGCGAAAGCTTGAGTGATCAGCTCTATGCGGCGCAGCAGCATGCCCAAAACGTGACGGATGACGTCTCGATGGTCGAAGCGGTCGTACTGCAGGCGCAGTCCGCCTTGAAACCTTACGGTATCGAAGTCGAGGTTGACAAGGAGAACTATCAGGCGGCACTTAAGACAATCTTTGAAAAAGCGGATGCCCTGATCGGACAACTCTCTGCAGTCGAAGTGACGAAGGGCCCTTTCTACCTGAGTGACGGTACGGAAAGACTCGGCACGGTCGTCAAGATCGGTAACATCGCACGCTACGGGGTCGATGCCGAAAGTGCAGGCGCCCTTGTTCCTGCCGGCGAAGGGAAGTTCAAGATCTATAATGCACCCGAAGCGGCTGAAACGGCCAAGGTCATGGCCAGATCGGAGATGCCTGCTACGCTTGACATCTTTATCTATGAGAACAGCGCCAAAGAGATCGAAGACAAGACCGAGAAGACGATCATCTCGGTGATCAACTCAGGCGGGATCATCGGTTGGGTGATCATGGGTCTGGGTGCGCTCGGTCTGCTGCTGGCGTTGGTGCGTTTTGTCTTTCTGACCGGATCGAACTCGGCTACTCTGCCGCTTGCAAAAGAGACGTTGACGCACCTTCTCAAGGATGGGCAGGAGAAGACACTGGATTTCCTGAGAGACAAAAAAGGTGCCGCGCCGCGACTCTTTAAAGCAACAGTGCGCAATATCGACGCCGAGCGTGAACACGTCGAGGATGTCGTGATGGAGTCGATCATGCATGAGAGCACCCGGCTTGACCGTTTCAGCTCAGCGATCATGGTGATCGCCGCGGTATCACCGCTGCTGGGTCTGCTTGGAACGGTAACGGGTATGATCGCAACCTTCGACATCATTACCGAGTTCGGTACGGGTGACCCGAAACTGCTTTCAGGCGGTATCTCGATCGCGCTTGTCACAACGGAGCTCGGCCTTATCGTGGCTATCCCGATGCTGTTGCTTGGCAACATGTTGAGTGCATGGGCAGAAAAGATCAAAGACGGCATGGAACACTCTGCACTGCATTTGATCAACGAGTATAACAAGCAGAAATAA
- a CDS encoding MotA/TolQ/ExbB proton channel family protein: MLSLYLEGFFDYMQSGGLVMWPLFFTAMFLWFGLGFRFHTLKRGSKKSVRTLIRKYRENKRIATKGLIDSAIVDAMKIIDENGYAVSPRKLLDDRFYGYQKQLKQYSRLVMTLVVIAPLIGLLGTVVGMIETFDSLASASLFSQSGGIAGGISQALFTTQLGLVVAVPGVIIGRLLDRRANTMELELEQIIDILCTEVNEKVSHEV, translated from the coding sequence ATGTTGAGTCTGTATCTGGAGGGCTTTTTTGACTACATGCAGAGCGGCGGCCTTGTCATGTGGCCGCTCTTTTTCACTGCCATGTTCCTGTGGTTCGGTCTGGGGTTTCGTTTTCATACCCTCAAGCGCGGGTCAAAAAAGAGTGTGCGTACCCTGATCAGGAAATATAGAGAGAACAAGCGCATTGCGACAAAGGGACTGATCGACAGTGCGATTGTCGATGCGATGAAGATCATCGATGAGAACGGCTATGCCGTCTCCCCGCGCAAGCTGCTCGATGACCGCTTCTACGGCTATCAAAAACAGCTTAAACAGTACTCGCGTCTGGTGATGACCCTGGTCGTGATCGCGCCGCTGATCGGACTTTTGGGAACGGTCGTAGGGATGATCGAGACCTTCGACTCCCTGGCCTCTGCATCGCTCTTCAGCCAGAGCGGCGGTATCGCCGGCGGTATCTCGCAGGCGCTTTTTACAACGCAGCTGGGTCTTGTCGTGGCTGTTCCCGGTGTGATCATCGGCCGTCTGCTGGACCGCCGTGCGAACACGATGGAACTGGAGCTCGAACAGATCATCGACATCTTATGTACAGAAGTAAATGAAAAGGTAAGTCATGAAGTTTAG
- a CDS encoding TonB family protein has translation MLRPNWSTYLKAAVWMVFGVAFVFTTVIMMNEAGGIHETKKKEAAANFEIQKMVKPKPKPKPKPKPKPKKAEVKRAAPTPSLSSSLGGIDTGLDAFMSDDAGMDDALLGDVNKDVVMTGESVDVAPKPAQRSAMEYPKAARKNGVTGYVLMNLLISKEGQVEKVKVLESEPAGVFDETAEAGVMGWSFTPAQYQGQNVKVWAKQKIRFDLQ, from the coding sequence GTGCTTCGTCCAAACTGGTCAACCTATCTCAAAGCCGCTGTGTGGATGGTATTCGGTGTGGCTTTTGTCTTCACGACGGTCATCATGATGAACGAAGCAGGCGGCATCCATGAGACAAAGAAAAAAGAGGCAGCCGCCAACTTCGAGATCCAGAAGATGGTCAAACCGAAACCGAAGCCGAAACCGAAACCGAAGCCGAAACCGAAAAAAGCGGAGGTGAAACGCGCTGCGCCGACACCGAGCCTGAGTTCAAGCCTCGGGGGTATTGACACCGGACTGGACGCTTTTATGAGTGATGATGCCGGCATGGACGATGCGCTGCTCGGCGATGTCAATAAAGATGTCGTCATGACAGGGGAGTCCGTCGATGTGGCGCCTAAACCGGCACAGCGTTCGGCAATGGAGTACCCGAAGGCGGCACGTAAAAACGGTGTCACCGGCTACGTGCTTATGAACCTGCTCATCAGTAAAGAGGGACAGGTGGAGAAGGTCAAGGTACTGGAATCCGAACCGGCAGGCGTCTTTGACGAAACGGCCGAAGCGGGCGTAATGGGCTGGAGCTTTACCCCGGCACAGTACCAGGGCCAAAACGTCAAAGTGTGGGCCAAACAGAAGATCCGATTCGATCTGCAATAA
- a CDS encoding TonB-dependent receptor, protein MKLFLILMAFLSSVYAIDTGELSFYAMKDGKPLADQTVAIFKKSDSALINAPGSYDKRAEFVTDSDGYLFTVLPAGSYQLQVVAKENGVPQAFVKKNFMIEKGKESQLFVSLKADNTLDFVDEEVPQSAASAAQADSNKSVVNGYVNLQLTSSESTEPIKNARIFVKGMKIDVKSDDKGLVSLTIPEGNQTISIIHSEYSSQTVKVTVLGNESVTKFVEMSPASMELEEFVVLAPQVQGSVAAVMAEERNSESIANIIGSEQMSKQGDSNAASALKRVAGVTILGGKYIYVRGLGDRYSSTELNGMALPSPNPVKRTVPLDMFPSGVIGSLQVQKTFTPDITGAFGGGYVNVRTKKVSDDDYAKVKVGLNIHDSYGKEAPSYQGSSSDWTGFDDGYRAFNSGLVNAMTPVVGENPPSLDYSSSEMQNFLKDRNINNQTTTVPLGGEVEMEVAKSFTIADEHELSFLASYGYKSEAKLQTYTSYDYLTSRDGVQESTPDNTAVNDSYRETVQHGGLFNVGYQFRNFDIAYTKLYVLNTLDQTRSVEGTFGENNSRELQSYLEWQERELDINQINGGLSYDLLTDNRFDFGYEFATASEDVPNDVVYNYKKVFASQPYVFQPNQSKLTYNNRTTEDEVTNFFLKNKTDIPLLSDEDYLELGYVQEKKERVGNRRELTIQSSITDADVISGPIGGIIDYGTGDELDYSITSQPKDQYNASLDRKAFYLKGMLKPMEDLDLTFGVRHVDLTQTVRQYEVTNNIVGTTSNELKFTKNLPSLGAKYSINDANQIRLAYSETFVYPDFREFVDAEFIHPVFLAKIAGNPDLVETDIQSVDLRYDYFFNTIDSISASLFYKHMDNPIEDTQTFTTGTLPRYSFENSAAADLAGIELSWYKNLGFITGALDDFVFSGNYTYIDSKVELTPDQQRKFVTQNRGLQGLSPQVLNLSFTYEQSDNRTLNLSYNKMSERLMRVALKNGTVIYALDDYEVPPHLLDFTWTEQFKTDVFADMAMTFKLKNILDDETIWKQGDNVTLKYKTGRSVSLSLSAKF, encoded by the coding sequence ATGAAACTATTTTTAATCTTGATGGCTTTTTTAAGCTCCGTCTACGCTATCGATACCGGGGAACTCTCGTTTTATGCCATGAAAGACGGCAAGCCGCTTGCCGACCAGACCGTTGCGATCTTTAAAAAGTCGGATTCGGCGCTGATCAACGCACCGGGCAGCTATGACAAAAGAGCGGAATTCGTCACCGACAGCGACGGCTACCTTTTTACCGTTCTGCCGGCAGGCAGCTATCAGCTTCAGGTGGTTGCCAAAGAGAACGGGGTGCCGCAGGCCTTCGTCAAGAAAAATTTCATGATCGAAAAGGGCAAAGAGTCGCAGCTGTTTGTCTCATTGAAAGCCGACAATACGCTCGATTTTGTCGATGAAGAGGTGCCCCAGAGCGCCGCGTCGGCAGCTCAGGCTGACAGCAATAAGAGCGTTGTCAACGGCTATGTCAATCTTCAATTGACGTCATCCGAGAGTACCGAACCTATCAAAAACGCACGAATCTTTGTAAAAGGTATGAAGATCGATGTCAAAAGTGACGACAAAGGTCTAGTGTCGCTGACGATTCCTGAGGGGAATCAGACCATCTCCATCATCCACAGCGAGTACAGTTCGCAGACGGTCAAGGTGACGGTCCTGGGCAATGAAAGCGTGACAAAGTTTGTCGAGATGTCACCGGCATCGATGGAGCTCGAAGAGTTCGTTGTTCTGGCCCCGCAGGTACAGGGTTCGGTTGCAGCCGTCATGGCCGAAGAGCGTAACAGCGAATCGATCGCCAACATCATCGGTTCCGAACAGATGTCAAAACAGGGTGACTCCAATGCAGCGAGCGCTTTGAAACGTGTGGCCGGTGTCACGATTTTGGGCGGTAAATATATCTATGTCCGTGGACTCGGAGACCGTTATTCAAGCACCGAGCTCAACGGTATGGCGCTCCCTTCGCCGAACCCGGTCAAACGTACGGTTCCGCTTGACATGTTCCCGAGCGGCGTCATCGGCAGTCTGCAGGTGCAGAAGACCTTTACCCCGGACATCACGGGCGCCTTCGGCGGCGGGTATGTCAATGTACGGACCAAAAAGGTTTCGGATGACGATTATGCCAAGGTCAAAGTGGGGCTGAACATCCATGACTCCTACGGCAAAGAGGCGCCGAGTTACCAGGGCTCTTCAAGTGACTGGACAGGTTTTGATGACGGGTACCGTGCATTCAACTCCGGTCTTGTGAATGCGATGACCCCTGTTGTCGGAGAGAACCCGCCGAGCCTTGATTACAGCAGCAGTGAGATGCAGAATTTCCTGAAAGACCGAAACATTAACAACCAGACGACAACGGTGCCGCTCGGCGGCGAAGTCGAGATGGAAGTGGCCAAGAGTTTTACGATCGCCGACGAACACGAACTGAGCTTTTTGGCATCGTACGGGTATAAAAGCGAAGCGAAACTGCAGACCTACACCTCTTACGACTATCTGACATCGCGGGACGGTGTGCAGGAGAGCACACCGGACAACACGGCGGTGAACGACTCCTACCGTGAGACCGTGCAGCACGGGGGGCTTTTCAATGTCGGGTACCAATTCAGAAATTTTGACATTGCCTACACCAAACTCTACGTCCTGAACACGCTTGATCAGACCCGTTCGGTCGAAGGGACCTTCGGTGAGAACAACTCAAGAGAGCTGCAGAGCTACCTGGAGTGGCAGGAACGCGAGCTGGACATCAATCAGATCAACGGCGGCCTGAGCTACGACCTGTTGACCGACAACCGGTTTGATTTCGGGTACGAGTTTGCGACGGCGAGTGAAGATGTTCCGAACGATGTCGTCTACAACTATAAAAAAGTCTTTGCGAGCCAGCCGTATGTCTTTCAGCCGAACCAGAGCAAACTGACCTATAACAACAGAACGACAGAGGATGAGGTGACGAACTTCTTCTTGAAAAACAAGACGGATATCCCGTTGTTAAGCGATGAAGATTACCTCGAACTGGGGTATGTACAGGAGAAGAAAGAGCGTGTCGGTAACCGCCGGGAGTTGACCATACAGAGCAGTATCACCGATGCCGATGTCATCTCGGGACCGATCGGCGGGATCATCGACTACGGGACGGGGGATGAGCTGGACTACAGTATCACCTCCCAGCCGAAGGATCAGTACAATGCCAGCCTTGACCGCAAGGCGTTCTACCTCAAAGGGATGCTCAAGCCGATGGAAGATCTGGATCTGACCTTCGGGGTCCGCCATGTCGACCTGACGCAGACGGTCCGCCAATATGAGGTGACGAATAATATCGTCGGAACGACGAGCAATGAACTTAAATTTACTAAAAACCTGCCGAGTCTTGGGGCGAAATACAGCATCAACGATGCGAATCAGATCCGTCTGGCGTACTCCGAGACCTTTGTCTATCCCGACTTCCGCGAGTTTGTCGATGCCGAGTTCATTCACCCGGTATTCCTGGCAAAGATTGCCGGTAATCCGGATCTGGTCGAGACAGATATCCAGAGTGTCGATCTGCGGTATGACTACTTCTTTAACACTATCGATTCGATCAGTGCGTCGCTCTTCTATAAGCACATGGACAACCCTATCGAAGATACGCAGACCTTTACGACGGGGACACTGCCGCGTTACTCTTTTGAGAATTCGGCGGCAGCGGATCTGGCGGGGATTGAGTTGAGCTGGTATAAAAACCTGGGCTTTATCACGGGTGCATTGGATGACTTTGTCTTCTCCGGAAACTATACCTATATTGATTCGAAAGTGGAGTTGACACCGGATCAGCAGCGTAAGTTTGTGACCCAGAACCGGGGCTTGCAGGGCTTGTCACCGCAGGTACTGAACCTCTCATTCACGTATGAGCAGAGCGACAACCGGACCCTGAACCTCTCGTACAACAAGATGTCCGAACGTCTGATGCGGGTGGCGCTGAAAAACGGTACGGTCATCTATGCGCTTGACGATTATGAAGTGCCGCCGCATCTGCTTGATTTCACCTGGACGGAGCAGTTTAAAACGGATGTCTTTGCGGACATGGCGATGACCTTCAAGCTTAAGAACATCCTGGATGATGAGACCATCTGGAAGCAGGGCGACAATGTGACGCTGAAATATAAAACAGGCCGCTCGGTCTCGCTCTCACTGAGCGCCAAGTTCTAG
- a CDS encoding biopolymer transporter ExbD: MKFRRKKEQVSDVDMSPLIDMVFILLIFFMVSSTFVKDMKLDLERPGASSASRASSKVIRVYIDNTGETYVDGQPVKTWAIQGKLRDMLRASTEKSVLVVTDDTIAVEKLIDVVDQCRLSGAKDVAVATKKEVG, encoded by the coding sequence ATGAAGTTTAGAAGAAAAAAAGAGCAGGTCAGCGACGTTGATATGTCGCCGCTGATCGACATGGTCTTTATCCTGTTGATCTTTTTTATGGTGAGTTCGACTTTTGTCAAAGATATGAAACTCGACCTAGAACGCCCGGGCGCTTCGTCAGCCTCGCGTGCCTCATCGAAGGTGATCCGTGTCTACATCGACAACACCGGCGAGACCTATGTAGACGGCCAGCCTGTCAAGACCTGGGCGATACAGGGCAAACTGCGGGATATGCTGCGTGCTTCGACCGAGAAGTCCGTCCTTGTTGTGACGGATGACACCATCGCTGTTGAAAAGCTGATCGATGTGGTTGACCAGTGCCGACTTTCGGGTGCGAAAGACGTCGCTGTCGCAACGAAAAAAGAGGTCGGCTAA